The Raphanus sativus cultivar WK10039 chromosome 2, ASM80110v3, whole genome shotgun sequence genome includes a region encoding these proteins:
- the LOC108821332 gene encoding cytosolic isocitrate dehydrogenase [NADP] → MAFEKIKVANPIVEMDGDEMTRVIWKSIKDKLITPFVELDIKYFDLGLPHRDATDDKVTIESAEATKKYNVAIKCATITPDEGRVTEFGLKQMWRSPNGTIRNILNGTVFREPIMCKNVPKLVPGWTKPICIGRHAFGDQYRATDAVIKGPGKLTMTFEGKDGKTETEVFTFTGEGGVAMAMYNTDESIRAFAEASMNTAYEKKWPLYLSTKNTILKKYDGRFKDIFQEVYEASWKSKYEAAGIWYEHRLIDDMVAYALKSEGGYVWACKNYDGDVQSDFLAQGFGSLGLMTSVLVCPDGKTIEAEAAHGTVTRHYRVHQKGGETSTNSIASIFAWTRGLAHRAKLDDNSKLLEFTEKLEAACVGTVESGKMTKDLALIIHGSKLSRDTYLNTEEFIDAVADELKRRLFYGVSKI, encoded by the exons ATGGCGTTTGAGAAGATCAAGGTTGCTAATCCCATCGTCGAGATGGATG gTGATGAAATGACCCGAGTTATCTGGAAGTCCATTAAAGACAAG CTTATTACCCCTTTCGTGGAGCTGGATATCAAGTACTTCGACCTTGGCCTTCCTCACCGTGATGCTACTGATGACAAAGTTACTATTGAAAGTGCTGAAGCCACTAAGAA GTATAATGTTGCCATCAAGTGTGCCACCATCACTCCAG ATGAAGGCCGTGTCACTGAGTTTGGCTTGAAGCAGATGTGGAGAAGTCCAAATGGAACCATCAGGAACATTCTCAATG GAACTGTTTTTAGAGAACCAATTATGTGCAAAAATGTTCCCAAGCTTGTCCCAG GCTGGACAAAGCCCATCTGCATTGGAAGGCATGCTTTTGGTGATCAGTACCGTGCCACTGATGCTGTaatcaagggaccaggaaaaCTCACTATGACTTTTG AGGGAAAAGATGGGAAAACTGAAACTGAAGTCTTTACATTTACTGGTGAAGGCGGTGTTGCTATGGCCATGTACAACACTGATGAG TCCATCCGTGCTTTTGCTGAGGCATCTATGAATACTGCTTATGAGAAAAAGTGGCCACTTTATCTTAGCACAAAGAACACCATTCTTAAGAAATACGATGGCAG ATTCAAAGACATCTTCCAGGAAGTGTATGAAGCCAGCTGGAAGTCAAAGTATGAGGCTGCCGGAATATG GTATGAACATCGTCTCATTGATGATATGGTGGCTTACGCTCTTAAGAGCGAGGGAGGCTATGTGTGGGCATGCAAGAACTACGATGGCGATGTCCAAAGTGATTTCCTGGCACAAG GGTTTGGGTCACTTGGATTGATGACCTCTGTTCTG GTCTGCCCGGATGGAAAGACGATTGAAGCGGAAGCAGCACATGGAACGGTAACCCGTCACTACAGGGTTCACCAGAAAGGTGGGGAGACCAGCACAAACAGCATAGCATCTATTTTTGCTTGGACTCGTGGGCTTGCTCACAG GGCTAAGTTGGATGACAACTCAAAACTATTGGAATTTACCGAGAAGCTAGAAGCTGCTTGTGTGGGTACAGTGGAGTCTGGAAAAATGACAAAAGATCTTGCACTCATCATTCACGGCTCAAA ACTCTCAAGAGACACTTACTTGAACACAGAGGAGTTCATCGATGCGGTTGCAGATGAGCTCAAGAGGCGGTTATTTTATGGGGTGTCaaaaatttaa